The region atttgaaaataaaaattttttttctttagggtTTCGTTGAAAATTTCAGACTCAAGGGGGCCCCTTAAATCTAGCTGcgcttttgaaaaatttaaaactgttagaACCAAAAGAAGTTTTAAGAATAGGTAAATATCTGTTTTTGATAGTATGGGGTGATTGATGCACCCTATTAGACATATATGCAATTTAAGGTTGACTGATGCAAATAAAAGTAAGTTGCATATTTTACAGTGAAACTAGTATATTTACTGCATTTTTTATAGATGGACAGACTACAGCTGCTGTAAAAGCATTGCTATAACTTTTGCCGATGATAGGAGTAAGCACTAAACTGCAAAGGAATTGTTTGATTTGCTGATTGCATATGGAGCGGTGAGCATTTTGGATGCATTGttattcatatttattaaaatataatgtcaTGTTTCCTCTTACAGTACATAAATCCACATTGGTTTTATATAGTCTTTATTTTCTCAAGttaaaaactaacttaaaactaatttaGTTTAGTATTTATAGCTTAAattgtgaatattttaaatttgtatgaaATTGGAAATTTCCTAAGTCACATTACGTTtacttattgttttatatttagccTGGCATTGGCAATTCTATAGATGTTCGACAAAACTTGGCTCATCCCATGCTGTACCTTGAATATTTGTCAAATGATCTCAACAAAATCACTGGGAAAATTGTGTGTAACAGAAAAGTTTGCTTGGCTAGATTTTCGATTGTCGAATGTTTGAATTACATGTTTAAgttgttttggatttttaattTGGAGGATGCTAGCTGTTTggagatgttttttaaatttttgcaatttaaaatatataatttaacttttggcAAGAAAAGAATGGTTCGTACTATCAACGGTTTAACTCGTCTTTTTCAACTATAGCTTAAACTATTGAGTGATCGCCAATGATAATGTATGAAAGCATGGCATAGTCAAATGAATATAAGTGTCAACAAACTTGTATAATTACTTCAGTTTTGTCATTTTGTGTGCTCATCATGCTACAGTTATTAGATTGTAATAACTTGAATATTTGGTTGGTTGAATGGTTGTTAAATTGTATTTACAagaatattttactatttaagtTACTTTGTAAATTTCTATGCATGTGCAGCATTTATTACACTGTGTTCACTTTAATTATAATAGGCTAATATTTGGCTATACAAGTAGCTGTGTTATTTTGTGTGCTCTTGTTACAGTTATTACATTGAATCaacttatttgtataatatttagttgtgtAAACAGTTTAGTCTACTTAAATACTTGTAATCTTGTTAACATTCTTAACTTGTTCCCCAATTAATCATTACTATAGCAGTCATTTTACTGTACACTTGTTACATTTTGtgatttatgaatttatttaatgcgtttgatttgattattatttggaaCTTTGGTTCTACTCATCGTGCAACTAATTTTGTAATGTAGCTTtggtttatgttttaaaataataaccaaCGTGTTGCTTAATGacacaattttgttttgaatgtaAGCGATTAAAACAATtctttaatattgatatttgAAACCAGGAAATATGCTCTTAATTACATTACTTAATGGCAGGAATAATTGCCTTAATTATGTTCCATGTTGTCTGGAAATTATTCCTAAATGTCagtaaaaattgcattaattaAATTCCTCAATGTTGGGGAATTCTGCCTAAATTACATTCCTTAATGGCAGGAAAAATTGCCTTAATAACTATTGTAAATGTAAGGAAAAATTTccttcaagtttttatttacattcaggagaatattttttttaaggaaattatttaattatttccttttttttaggaaatctttttaaagaaaactatttccttaaaattatatttccttattttCAGGAAACCTTTACCAGTGCTGATTTTGAGGGATTATTCACTTATTTTTTCCCTTAAATATAAAGGagtgtataacttttttttttttagtgtataacttttatataaatagatatctatattaaatattacaattgatttaaaaaatccaatttttatcctaattttatataatctataaagtgttaaattatctgttattttcttcaatttacttttttagctttaagtttAAGCTTTAAGTTTTAGCATTTAAGTTCAGCGCAACAGTTTTAAATTGCATTCACGTGAGAATTTCCCTTGGAAAACCATGTCCAATATGACAACTACTTCAactaaacaacaattttaacaCTATAATTTTCCTAAGGAAATTGTAGTTTTGAAATCgttaatatttttccaaaaatagcATATTGTTAATTTGTCGTCCGAAGAGAATTTTCGTGTAACAatcattacaataaatattggaaatataaaaaacttgtcaattaaatttttaacattcgTATTTGACGCAAACCAGCTACATTAAAAAACCGTCATATATTCCATTCTACAAAATGaattcaaaagttaaaacaagTTTTGCATGGAAATATTCCATAATTGAAGGAAACGATCCAAGAATAGTTAAGTGCAAAATATGCAACGGTAAAGTTTCAAGAGAATCAGACGACCCCACAAAACAAGGATTATATGGATTAACGTCACACCTGAAAAATCATCATCCTGACACCAAACTTACGGCGGAAAAGCTGAATTGAAATTAAGCAAGAGAATTACAGTTCCAATTTTCAGTATAcgatcaaaaaaacaaagaatggaCATGCTAAAATCTACAATTCTAAATTGGGTTTAAGcttcttcaaaaattgactcTAATTCTAAGCAAAGGCTAAAAATTTCACGTCAGTATTTGGAATGATGGTTCTTGACCTCAACCCATGGTCAGTTGTCAATGATCTCATTCTAATGCTTTCTACACTGAACTTTACAGACAGCGAGAAATCCAAATGGATATAAGAGTGAGGCTTGGCTAAAAAAGCGGTGTTGTCACAAGATAGAACTCTACGTATTATATGCTTGAGCGACCTTTACATCTGAAGCCAGCCATTGCTGCCTCCTTAATCAAATTTCCTTCAGTGGGAATTGAATTTCCTGTCCAAGATTAATGCCTCTGTGAAAAAGTGGTGAACATTTTAAGTGTTTTGAGAAAGCAACGAAATGTTGGCAGTTGTTGACTCTTGCATCAGTTTCTGTATTCCAATTGTGAcaacaataattaaaactttcGATAAAACCTCTTACAATATCAATGTTCATGAGTTAAAAATTGCTATGAAAAATTCAAtagaaaaacgtttttcagCAATTCAAATTCAGAACATTATTTAGTTACAAATAGTATTTTTTCAGATCTCTAGGTGCTTTGCAAAACGCTGAACACGTTGTCATGTCCCAAAAAGGGACAATTTAGAACCTCTAGATGAATTGGCTTCTGCAACCAAAAATTCTATTTAGCGACAATGAAAAAAGTGCATCGTTTATTCATATAATGTCAAAAACTATTGCGCAATCCCAAACTCAAATAAGACAAAATATAGGTCCATCTTCCAAAGTGATAAAAGAAGCAttgaatgattttttgaatattcCAACGGGATCTCAATGCCTTGAGCTTTggaaaagttatgaaaaaaaaacgcAAATTCCAAATTCAAGTTAGCGTTGACAAAGGTGGCAAAAAAGTACCTCACACCACCTCCAACATTTGCAGATATTGAAAAACTGTTTTCTACAGCTGGAGATAATCTCTCAAACTAAAGAAACAGAATCCATCcagaaaatttggaaaaacttttttgtcgAGAAAATCTTTCAGTTGTTGGATTctgttaatagttatttttattaatttattattttgtttaaactaaaactataactttaaaactaaaactaactttaaaaacaattaacataTTATTGATTTTCGATTCCGGTTCCtgttatgaataataaaaatcaaattttggtTTGCTTTCCAGCAAAATATTAGTTCCGGTCGATCACTTCATTTCAGACTTCATTTAAACATTAAGTAGAtttcaatttatatttcaactaattattaaagttttatgtatTTGCAAAAGcgacaaattgtttaaaatagcCCGATATTAATTTaaccaataataatttttaaagccaAACTTATCGAAGCCCTATTGGcgatgttaaaaatttaaatttatgatcAAACAAAACTACAACGCCACCTCATCATAGAAAAAGTAGCGgctattaacataaaaagtgtatgcaattattcaaaagttttattgttaaacgcaaaaaaatttcaagcaaATTAGAACGTAATggaataatgaaatatatatacttaaagaTTGGCTGGACAAATTCACAATGTTATGTTATTCGATCATAAATTTACAGTGATAAAGatgtattttacatttaaaaagccTATTGAATCTGAAAATCTGAAATAACTTATTATCGACAAATAATTTCATTAGGAAATTGGTTTATTCCTATAGGAATCCTATGAACCTGGTAGGAATTGTATAACTTATATAGGATTAAACTATTAACCCTTTGGGAGTTTTATCCTCCCAATTTGAATCCCATATGATCCATAGGATTGCAATGGCATTCGTATAGGTATCATATTGGTTCTCATAGGAATCCTATAGAAGTTATAGGAGTGCATAAGGAATCAAATGGTATACTTTAGGTCCTTATAAATCTATTAAAACCTATAGGATACATATATGAATCCTTTAAGACCTATAGGATTGAAATAGGATTCCTTTAAAACTAATTGGAAACCTTTAGGAATTCAATAAGTTGTATAGCAGTCCTATAGAACCTATAAGATTTTATTAAGATTCCTTTGCAATCCCATAGATCCTGTAGATTTCCTATAAAACCTATCGGATACTTTTGGAAATCCTTTAGATCTTTTTGAGTCCTATAGATCTGTAAAATAGTTATAGAATCCTATAAGACTTTTTGACTATGGTCACAATTTTTTCTAATGATTTTGTAACATTATCTCTTATGAACTTCTATACAGCTTTTTGTgagcacttttttaaattcttcaatAGCTTTTTTTGATACGTATGCTTTTTAATTACCTTTCAATCAATAGCCTTATGAATAGTCACAAGGACATTCTTCACTTTGGTCAACTTCTTAGGCTAGCATAGAAGTTGATCCAGTATAACCAGTAACTTCGTTACTCAGAAAAGAGCCTGTTACTTTGTTAAATGCTCCTGAAATAGTGTCTacttaaatttctttatctACCATTTCTTAATTCTGTAATTATATTAGGCGTTTCTGCATAGAGTAGGCTTAAATCTGAATTGCAATCTCAATGCatgtaatattaaagaaatttctTCTCTACTCATAGTGCTAAGAACCAGTGGCGATGGTAAGTTTGGTGTCACCCAGAGCAGTAAACTTTTTGTGTCACCCTCTAGATTAACAGGTAATAGGtgaaacttaaaaagtttttaaaatttaaaaatgtgtaaaaggtcttttgaaaagaaaatttctggcatatttgctttttattcattttggtGTCAACCCTCAGTGTAATCATGGCGTAGTCATGATAGTGTCACTCGGTGCGGCCCGCACCCCTAGCAACGCCACTGCTAAAAATCTAATAGAATAaagtctaaatttaataaaattaagtctTTTCAGTCATATAATAAAGTAGCAATTTGACTttctaatatcaaaattaaaacagataaCATTACCGAAATGGCTTCGTCAGTCTAATCAAATAGAGAAACGCTGCAAAACTTTGCCTAAAAACATTAACACGGCACAGCTTCATAGGAAAAAGGGAGACAATAGCAGCTAATCTAAATCCTTAATTGCCTCTCCGggcaataaaaaattgatagttATGTTTTTCTATATCAGTAAAAATATGGTTGTCGTCTGTTGGCTTGTTTTGCGACGTTACATTAATACTTTGTTGCGACCTAACAGCCAGGTTCATTGCAAATCTTTGCCATGTCGTAATTGAAAAGTGAACAGTGCAAATGTAAGATCAAAAAATCAGTTCACTCCAGTCTCGTGGAGGCTACTGAGTTGTTTGGAACCTAAACTTGTCTACTACTCAACGtatctatatataattatacagagatatatatatatatatatatatatatatatatatatatatatatatatatatatatatatatacaggcttggacGGGAAAGTCGTGCGATCTCGTGCTTGTTTGAccacatatattatatatatttttgaaaatataaccACGGTTGGTTTTAAGTTTTAGGGCCTGTTTATATGGAAAAGGGCTAGCCCGTTTGCCGAGCTTGCCCGGAAAAGGAGCCAGTTTTAAAATTACGTTTATATGAActtttgccaaaaaaataaaaaacaacatcgAGGTTAGCCTAGCTTTTTCTAGCAGGGCTAGCCTCTTTATCggtaaaataataactttaaagatGGCGGCTATCGACAAAAAACACATTGCATTTTAACAATATGTTTAACCGGTGTTATAACACAAATAATGCTTCTTAAAAGCCTAATAGTATTATACAAGCttcacaaatttaaatttgataattttttaaatattattcttttacGAAAACGGTCTCAACCACTTCAAAAGATGAAACAAGCAAGAGAGATgcgctttaaaagaaaaaatcgtAGTTGCTGGTTTAAAACTGGCAGAACTGATTTATGGTGGGATAATATAATAACTGGTGTAGCTCCAATTGATGTATGGAAAACAAATTTTAGGCTTTCACGGTTTCTTTTCATGAATTTGGTTTCAGAGTTAAGCCCTTATTTATCTCCTGACCCTTTTTCGCCTAACTCTAGAGCTCTATCAGCAGATAAAAAAGTAGCTATTACTTTATATTACTTAAAAGATACTGGATCTTTGGGAATGACTGCAAATACTTTTGGAATTGCAGTATGCACTGCTTCTGCCGTTATAATTTCAGTTTGTAAGGCAATATCAAAGTATCTTGGGCCAAAGTATCTATTTCTTCCAAGAAATCAAACTGAAATGCGAAATAAAGTATCAGaatttgaaagtaaatttggaaTGACACAAGCCTTTGGATGCATCGATGGCACCCATATCCCATTCGTCGTCCATTAACTAACTCACaagatttttttgctataagcaatatttttctCTTAGTGTTCAAGCTGTATGCGATTACAAAGGCTATTTCATGGATGTTGAGTGCATGTGGCCAGGAGGTGTACATGATGCTAAAGTGTTTGCAAACTCATCAATAAATATGAAGTTAAGAAATGCTATTCTTCCTCAAACGTttcaaaaactaacaaaaaaagcaGAGAAGATACCTAATTATCTTATTGGTGATCCAGCCTATCCATTACTACCATTCTGTATGAAAGAATATGAACATTGTTCAAATAATGAAGAggtaatttttaacaacatgcTTAGAGCAGCACGAGATCCTATTGAGTGCACTTTTGGTTGCCTTAAAGCTAGATGGGGTATTTTAACAAGAAAGGTTGACCTTAAACTAGAAGCTGTTCCTACTGTTATTTATGCTTGTTTTGTATTGCATAACATATgtgaaaaaacaaattcttaTGTTGACGACGACCTAGCTAAATCACAAACagatctcattaaaaaaaacgaaaaagaatacaaaaatgtACCAAACTCAATATATTCTATAAATGAAGCTGAAGGATTAGTTATACGAAGAACTCTTACAGACTTGATAAATTAAACATACagacaaacacacacacacatatatatatgtatatatatatatatatatatatatatatatatatatatatatatatatatatatatatatatatatatatatatttatatatatatatatatatatatatatatatatatatatatatatatatatatatataaatataaaaaacaacttaaacattatatttattagactctttataaaattatttgtttttattttttctcaatattttcGAAAGTGTTTTATCTAGACAAGTTTTTGTTGGTAACACTAAGGGACTAAATTGCATTTGTGAATATACGTTAGGTGAATGTTGATAAAACTGATTTTGGTTTGATGATTGTTGTTGAGTTTGTACTATCATAGCTTGTGCCAAAAGCTCAATAGAACGACTTATGCCATTTCCCAGGTCAGTCATTGATTTACTTACAGTGTTAACACTTTCTGTGAAGCACTTTGTCGATTCTCGCATTGCTTCTGCCATTTCTTTTCTAAATTGAGTATCGTCTCTAGCTTCTTTAAGCAGTAGTTGGTCGCGTTGGGCGGCGCTTAAATTTCGTTCCAAGTGCTTTCTTTTGTTGTCAATAAGTTGTGGtacacagctttttttttttttagggttatTAATACTTTCAGCAGTATCACTGTTGTTGACTAACTCTACCTCTTCTGATAAGTCTTGATCAATTGAAAAATGAGTTTCTTCGGTTTCAATAAAATCATCCCCTTTAACACCAAATATAAGTGGTTCAATATTGGCTGAACTACCCCACAAGGAGATGAGCTGGTCGTAAAactcaaatataattttaccaCTTCCACTTCGACTTCCACTAACAACTGCTTTCGAAAACTTTTGTCGAATTTCCTTCAATTTCTCTTGAACTCGTTTAATTCCTCGTTTTATTACTTCTTTTGAGTCCTTTTCATTTAAAGTATCAATGGCAACAGGTCCAAAATACaactcttcatttttattatagatcTCAGCCATAGATAAGCGAACTTCTCTATATAAACCAACTTTATCGGCATCAAAGTCAAGGTTTTTATAAAGCATCCTTGCTTTATAGCTGATAGCACAGTTTATAAGGTTCTCTACCATATTATGATCCcatttgaagttttttctttttgttttatcaataaaatcagCCATTTTGAGTGAGAGTTGcagcaatataaataaaactgcaactaataaaatcgaaaattaattgtaaattataaaagcaaaacaactaaatttttaaatacacgGAAATTGCCagttttattatgaaatttatcattttatgcggaagcttaaaaatttaaaaaatgtaagaatTTGTACGCATGCGTACAAgtttata is a window of Hydra vulgaris chromosome 15, alternate assembly HydraT2T_AEP DNA encoding:
- the LOC136091932 gene encoding uncharacterized protein LOC136091932 — protein: MDVECMWPGGVHDAKVFANSSINMKLRNAILPQTFQKLTKKAEKIPNYLIGDPAYPLLPFCMKEYEHCSNNEEVIFNNMLRAARDPIECTFGCLKARWGILTRKVDLKLEAVPTVIYACFVLHNICEKTNSYVDDDLAKSQTDLIKKNEKEYKNVPNSIYSINEAEGLVIRRTLTDLIN